The Drosophila nasuta strain 15112-1781.00 chromosome 2L, ASM2355853v1, whole genome shotgun sequence genome window below encodes:
- the LOC132785249 gene encoding uncharacterized protein LOC132785249 produces the protein MNTIIFVLALTLLFCCSLFIEGAKQKKAVIDFNVLEIENFYKELAQISYNINYTEQNISTLNVNLVLNEDVKSINGAFNLRILHAGKYRNFTGIEFDCEVLGMIYNHYILNIVFAGLRSSSNLPLRCPFIKNKLYYLNGFKIVTNLIPSYFPGVSFQTYATISYNQRLIMGITTRGKLRRI, from the exons ATGAatactattatatttgttttggcattaactctgttgttttgttgttcattATTCATAGAAGGAGCAAAG CAGAAGAAGGCTGTGATTGATTTCAAtgttttggaaattgaaaatttctaTAAAGAGTTAGCTCAGATCAGCTATAACATAAATTACACGgagcaaaacatttcaacgCTTAATGTGAACTTAGTGCTGAACGAAGATGTAAAAAGCATAAATGGAGCCTTCAACTTAAGAATTCTACATGCAGGAAAATATAGAAACTTTACTGGAATTGAGTTTGATTGTGAAGTATTGGGTATGATTTACAATCATTATATACTCAATATTGTATTTGCTGGTTTAAGATCGTCTTCTAATTTGCCTCTAAGGTGCCCTTTCATAAAG aataaacTTTATTACCTTAATGGATTTAAAATCGTGACCAATTTAATACCAAGTTATTTTCCAGGAGTATCCTTTCAAACATATGCAACCATTTCCTATAATCAGCGATTGATAATGGGCATTACAACTAGGGGTAAACTTCGCCGAATATAG